The sequence CATGTGTATTTCCTGGTGCTCGAAATGTTCTTGTGGGATAAGCCGTTTGGCCGCAAGACCTTCAAGCTGACGCAAGAATTTGCCACCGCTTCGAAAGTGCTGGCCGCCAACCAGGGACTGTACAACGGCTTCCTGGCCGCTGGCCTGGCGTGGGGCATCTGCCTGGGCGATGCCGGTCTTTCGATCAAGATTTTTTTCCTGGCCTGCGTGATCGTCGCCGGCGTCTTCGGCGGCATCACAGTCGGGCGCAAGATCTTGTTCATACAGGCTTTGCCGGCTGCACTGGCGCTGGTGTTGCTGCTGGCGTTCCGCTAATACCAATACCGCAAACTAAAAACTAGAGCCGGGCTGCGCGGCCGGTAGTCACGGCGGCGCACAAGGCTTCAAGCGCTGCGCGCAATGCGGCGGAAATTTCCGGATGGACGGCGATCTGCTCTTCGCTCAAGCCTGAACCCAGGATAGGCACGGTGATCGAGGCTGGTTCGACGATCTGCGCCGACATCATCGTGACGATCTCTCTGAGCGACGCCTGTGCATGCACAGCGCGCGGCGACGCATTCAGCAAGGCTATCGGCTTGAGGACGAAGGCTACGCAGCCTACCATCCAGTCCAGCGCATTTTTCATGACGCCGGTGATGCCGTGCGCATATTCGGGACTGGCGATCAGTAGGGCATCGGCGCTGATGATCTGAGCGCGCAGGGCAGCCACCGGCGCCGGATCGCTGACCTCGATGTCGGGATTGAATAGCGGCAGGTCGCCCAAGCCGCCACACATTTCGACGCTGGCGCCGGCCGGCGCCAGGCGGGCCATGGCGCGCAGCAGGGCGGAGTTATGCGAGGCGGCGCGCAGGCTACCTGAGATTGCGAGGAATTTCATATTGCCCGAAGGATGTGCAGGAGGGGCAACCATTATGCCAACAAGCCTGGTTCAGTGCCGGCGCAAAAAATAGCCCGCGCGAAGCGTGTCCGGCGCGGGCTTTGTGCGGCGGCCTGGCCAAGCCAGGCGCATGTTTACTTGGCGGCAGCCGGTTGCGCGGCATGTGCCGCCGCTGCCTGTTCAGCCGCCTTTTTATTCGCCAGGTGACGCCCGACGACGCAGCCGCCGATAGCGCCAACCACTGCGTGATGGCCGGCATAGTGGCCGGCCACGCCGCCTACCGCGGCGCCTTTCAGGCAACCCTTGGCGCTGGCGCTGCCAGCGGCGCCAGCCAGTGCAACTGCGCATAACATGACAGCAACGATTCTGGTATTCATGGTGTTCCCCTATTGATGGTAGATGGCGGCGCTTATGCCGTTTTCAGCTTGGTTTGCTGCTTTGCTTGTTTCACATTAACGCCAGGCGCCGGGCCTTCGGTTGACAAGCCGGCAAAAAATATCCGGGGAAGGTTATTGTTGACTTTTCCGTGCCAGCGATCAAGTGGTCGGCTTGCGCATCTTTTAATGTTTAATGCAAATGAGCAATCCCGGTCAGGTGCGAAAAACCGCTGCCCCCTACAATTGCACTCATCCCCGGTGCATGCAGCCGGCTTATCCCCTCGGAGAGATGCTATGCCCTACTTACGCGCAGTGATGTGGATCTGGATGGTGCTATGCAGCGCACTGGTGCAGCAGGTGCTGGCCGCTGACCAGGTCAGCAATGTCGGCATGCTCAGCCTCAGCACCAGCGGCGAATATGTAGTACCGGTCGCCGTCTGGTATCCCACCAGTGCGGCGCAAACCGAATGGCAAGCCGGCCCCTATCTGATCCACGCCACCCGCGGCGCACCGCTGACCCCCGGCTTGCATCCGCTGGTGATCATTTCGCACGGCAGCGGCGGCGGCGAGTTCGGCCATGCCGATCTGGCCGAAGCGCTGGCCCGGCACGGCTATATCGTGGCGGCGCCGCGCCACCTCGGCGACAGCCACGACCAGCCGCAGGGACGCGGCACCGACCAGCAGATCATAGGCCGTCCATGGCAAGCGGTAGCCACGCTGGATGCGGTGCTGGCCGACCCGCGCCTGGCGCCGGCGATTGACACCAGGCGCATCGGCATGGCCGGATTCTCGGCGGGCGGCTACACCACCATGGTGATGGCCGGCGCCAAGCCGGACATGTCCTTGATCGTGGCTTACTGTTCGGCGCATGCGGACGACCATGAATTGTGCGACCCTAGTGCAGAAAAGAAGACGGTAGTGACGCGGCCGGGCCGGGCCCTGCCTGTGGATAAACGGGTGCGCGCAGCAGTCGCCATGGCGCCGTTCAGCGTCATGTTCGACGCCAAGGGCGTGGCCGATGTCACGATTCCGCTGCGCATCTACAAGGCCAGCGACGACCAGGTCCTGCGCAATCGCTGGAATACCGATCATCTGCTAAGCCTGCTGCCGGCCAGCGTCGAGCGCGGCGAAGTCGCGGGCGGTCACTATGTGTTCCTGGCGCCCTGTAGCGAGACGCTGAAGGCTGCCGCCCCGGCTATCTGCAACGATGCCGCCGGCATCGACCGGAGCGCGCTGCATGCCAGGCTGAACGCTGAAATCGTCGATTTTTTTGACCGCAAGCTGCCACCGCAGCCATGAATCGCCGGCAAGGAAGCGTCCGACCGCGCAAAAGTGCGCAGCCGGGTGCTTCCGGTTATAGAATTGAGGTTTTCACGGACGGATATCTCCATGCCTCATTCCACCCATATCGGCGCCGCCGCCGCCTTGCAGACCCTGACTACCTGGACTGCGACCGCAGGCCGCGATGCGATTGAAAAGACCTTCAAGTTTGCCGATTTCAACGCCGCCTTCGGTTTCATGACCCGGGTCGCCTTGCTGGCCGAGAAAATGGACCATCATCCTGAGTGGTCCAATGTGTACAACCGCGTCACCGTGCTGCTGACCACGCACGACGCCAACGGCGTCACCGACCTCGACCTGCGCCTGGCGCAATTCATGGATGGCAGCGCCGCCGCTGCCGGCAAGCATTGAGCACCCCCGCCGCGCAGCAGCCGGTGGCGCTGATCACCGGCGCCGCCAAGCGGGTAGGGCGGGTCATCGCCGAGCGTTTCTCCGCGGCAGGCTATGCCGTGGTGGTGCACTACGGCGGCTCGCAGCAGGACGCGCTGGCGACGGTGCAGGCGATTGCCGCGAGCGGCGCCGTTGCCGTCGCCCACCAGGCCGACCTGCAGTCGCCGCCGCAACTGACGGCAATGATCGCCGCCGCTTATGAACGCTTCGGCCGGCTCGACGTGCTGGTCAATTGCGCGGCGATTTTTTTCCCGGACACGCTGGCCGATTTTGCGTTGGATGACCTGGAGCGCTCTTGGCAAGTCAATTGCCGTGCACCGCTGCTGCTGACCCAGGCGTTTCACCGGCAAGCCAGCCAGCGCGGCCAGCAGGGCGTGGTGATCAATGTGGTGGACCAGAAGGTGAAGGCGAATTTTCATCCAGAGGATTTCAGCTATACGGTCGCCAAGGCGGCGCTCGGCAACCTGACCGCGATGCTGGCCATGTCGGCGGGGCCGGTGCTGCGCGTGAATGCGCTGTATCCTGGCTTGATGACGCCCAGCGGCGACCAGACCCAGGCCGATTTCGAGTACTCGTCGGCGCGTTCGACGCCGCTAGGCTATATCGCGCCGACCGCCGAAATCGCCGACGCCATCTTGTTGTTGACCAGGCAATCCTTCAACGGCGCGGAATTCGTGGTCGATGCCGGCCAGAACCTGGTGCGGGTGGATCGGGATGTGATCAATCTGTACCGGGCGCCATAGCGCACGGACCGGAAACCTGGAGGATTTGTAAGGAAAGTGGCTTGCGCTACGACCAAGCTGCACATGTTCAGCCAGGAGATGCAAGTGACTATTTTTATCAACCTTACTAAAACCTTTGCTCTGGGGACCCTTGCGCTCGGACTTTCCGCTAGCGCCCACGCCGTCGAATACTCTGCGCAGAGCCCGGCCAACCGGGTCGCCCTGGTCGAGCTGTATTCCAGCGAAGGCTGCAACAGCTGCCCGCCGGCCGACCAGTGGCTGTCCAGGCTGGGCGCCCAGGCCAAGCCGGAGCAGATAGTGCCGCTAGCCTTGCATGTCGATTACTGGGATAACCTCGGCTGGAAGGATCGCTTCGGCGATCATCGTTTCACCGCGCGCCAGCAGGAGCTGGCGGGCTATGCCAAAACCACGCTGGTGTACACCCCCGAAATCTTTGCCGGCGGCCGCGAGCTGAGGCGCTGGAGTTCCGGCAACGCGTTCGACGCCGCCATAGCCAAGATCACGGCACAGCCGTCGCCGGCCGATATCGCGATCAAATTGTCCGGCACCGCGCCACGCAGTTTCGACCTCGCTGCCAGCGTCAAGCTGCGCCAGGATTCCAAGGATGGCCACGATGCTTATGTCGCGGTGTATGAAAACAAGCTGGTGTCGAACGTGGCCGCCGGCGAGAACGGCGGGGTCACCCTGCATCACGACTACGTGGTGCGGCGCTGGCTGGGCCCGTTCGCGCTGAAAAACGGCATGGTGCAGATCCATGAAAAGCTGGCGCTCGACAGCATCGCCGCCGACCTGCGCGCCGACCGCTTCGGCATCGTCGCCTTCGTCCAGAATACGAACAGCGGTGAAGTGCTGCAAGTTGCCAGGCTGGCGGTTGATCACTGAGCGTTCAGCCTGGCTGAATTGCGTTTATCGATAATTTCCTAAAACGCGGTAAAACCATCCCCCGATTTTCCGTCGCGCTTGAGACACGCAGCTAAATGGGGTCAGAGTGAACTTTCTGCGCGCTTTTTGCAGAAACTTCACTCTGACCCCAGTTAGCGGCACTACGGAGTGCATGCCTCTCCGGTAGAAAAACTATGTGGTGCGCCGAATCTTTCTCCGAATCCGTCATGCGGGGTCAGAGTAATTTACGACGATACAGCCGTCGTAAAAAAACTCTGACCCCGCATGACTCTGCTCTTTAGTGGTTGCGCAACAAGGCTTCCACCGCCAGGCCGATCTCCAGAATCTTCCTGTCCTGGCCGCCAATACCGGCCAGCATCAGTCCCACCGGCGCTTCACCGGCAGCATGGCAAGGAAGCGACAAGGCGCAGCCGTCGAGGAAATTGATCAGCGCCGGATTGCGCAGGATCATGCCATTAGCAGCGAAGTAGGCTTCATCGCTGCCTTCCAGCGCTGAGATCGGCGGCGCGATGATAGGGACGGTCGGCATGATCATGGCGTCGTAGCCGGCGATGCGTTGTTCAACCGCTGCAATCCACTGTTTGCGCGCCGCGAACAGGTCGAGCAGATCGGCCGCGCTGATGTCCTTGCCACGCTGTATGCGGGAAATCACGCGTGGATCGTAGCTGGCGGCGTGCTCGGCGATCAGCTTGCGATGCCAGGCATAGGCTTCCGCCGCAGTGAAGCCGCCTTTGGCATTGATTACCCCAGCAGTCGCAAATTCCGGAACTTCCACGTCGTCGATCAGGGCGCCGGCCGCCTGCAGCCGAGCGCGCGCGC comes from Collimonas pratensis and encodes:
- a CDS encoding DUF1304 domain-containing protein, encoding MNTVVNLLIALVALLHVYFLVLEMFLWDKPFGRKTFKLTQEFATASKVLAANQGLYNGFLAAGLAWGICLGDAGLSIKIFFLACVIVAGVFGGITVGRKILFIQALPAALALVLLLAFR
- a CDS encoding alpha/beta hydrolase family protein, yielding MPYLRAVMWIWMVLCSALVQQVLAADQVSNVGMLSLSTSGEYVVPVAVWYPTSAAQTEWQAGPYLIHATRGAPLTPGLHPLVIISHGSGGGEFGHADLAEALARHGYIVAAPRHLGDSHDQPQGRGTDQQIIGRPWQAVATLDAVLADPRLAPAIDTRRIGMAGFSAGGYTTMVMAGAKPDMSLIVAYCSAHADDHELCDPSAEKKTVVTRPGRALPVDKRVRAAVAMAPFSVMFDAKGVADVTIPLRIYKASDDQVLRNRWNTDHLLSLLPASVERGEVAGGHYVFLAPCSETLKAAAPAICNDAAGIDRSALHARLNAEIVDFFDRKLPPQP
- a CDS encoding SDR family oxidoreductase; the encoded protein is MSTPAAQQPVALITGAAKRVGRVIAERFSAAGYAVVVHYGGSQQDALATVQAIAASGAVAVAHQADLQSPPQLTAMIAAAYERFGRLDVLVNCAAIFFPDTLADFALDDLERSWQVNCRAPLLLTQAFHRQASQRGQQGVVINVVDQKVKANFHPEDFSYTVAKAALGNLTAMLAMSAGPVLRVNALYPGLMTPSGDQTQADFEYSSARSTPLGYIAPTAEIADAILLLTRQSFNGAEFVVDAGQNLVRVDRDVINLYRAP
- a CDS encoding NADPH-dependent FMN reductase, giving the protein MKFLAISGSLRAASHNSALLRAMARLAPAGASVEMCGGLGDLPLFNPDIEVSDPAPVAALRAQIISADALLIASPEYAHGITGVMKNALDWMVGCVAFVLKPIALLNASPRAVHAQASLREIVTMMSAQIVEPASITVPILGSGLSEEQIAVHPEISAALRAALEALCAAVTTGRAARL
- a CDS encoding 4a-hydroxytetrahydrobiopterin dehydratase; the encoded protein is MPHSTHIGAAAALQTLTTWTATAGRDAIEKTFKFADFNAAFGFMTRVALLAEKMDHHPEWSNVYNRVTVLLTTHDANGVTDLDLRLAQFMDGSAAAAGKH
- a CDS encoding DUF1223 domain-containing protein, with product MQVTIFINLTKTFALGTLALGLSASAHAVEYSAQSPANRVALVELYSSEGCNSCPPADQWLSRLGAQAKPEQIVPLALHVDYWDNLGWKDRFGDHRFTARQQELAGYAKTTLVYTPEIFAGGRELRRWSSGNAFDAAIAKITAQPSPADIAIKLSGTAPRSFDLAASVKLRQDSKDGHDAYVAVYENKLVSNVAAGENGGVTLHHDYVVRRWLGPFALKNGMVQIHEKLALDSIAADLRADRFGIVAFVQNTNSGEVLQVARLAVDH